One genomic region from Gossypium hirsutum isolate 1008001.06 chromosome D13, Gossypium_hirsutum_v2.1, whole genome shotgun sequence encodes:
- the LOC107919986 gene encoding eukaryotic translation initiation factor 3 subunit F — protein sequence MAADDHTVLQLSTPSTANLSAKVHPLVIFNICDCYVRRPDQAERVIGTLLGSVLPDGTVDIRNSYAVPHTESAEQVALDIEYHHNMVVSHQKVNPKEVIVGWYSTGLGVTGGSALIHDFYSREVPNPVHLTVDTGFRNGEGTIKAYVSVNLALGDRQLAAQFQEIPLDLRMVEAERLGFDILKTTAVDKLPNDLEGMEVTMQRLLALIDDVYKYVDDVVEGRVAADNSIGRFISDTVASLPKLSPSVFDKLVNDSLQDQLLLLYLSSITRTQLGLAEKLNTAAQIL from the exons ATGGCGGCCGACGATCACACCGTTTTGCAGCTCAGTACGCCTTCAACGGCGAACCTGTCGGCCAAGGTTCATCCTCTCGTCATCTTTAACATCTGCGATTGCTACGTCAGACGCCCCGACCAAGCCGAGCGCGTAATCGGCACGCTCCTCGGCTCCGTCCTTCCTGATGGCACCGTTGATATCCGTAACTCCTATGCCGTTCCTCACACCGAATCCGCCGAACAG GTTGCTTTGGATATTGAATACCATCATAATATGGTAGTCTCCCACCAAAAAGTGAATCCAAAGGAAGTAATTGTTGGATG GTATTCTACTGGCCTTGGAGTCACTGGTGGTAGTGCATTGATCCATGATTTTTATTCTAGGGAAGTCCCAAACCCTGTTCATTTGACAGTGGATACTGGATTTAGGAATGGAGAGGGCACGATAAAGGCCTACGTTTCTGTCAATTTAGCTCTTGGAGACCGACAGCTTGCTGCTCAATTCCAAGAAATTCCTCTTGATCTACGTATGGTTGAAGCTGAGCGACTCGGGT TTGACATCCTGAAGACAACAGCGGTTGACAAACTGCCGAATGATTTGGAAGGAATGGAAGTCACAATGCAAAGACTGTTGGCTTTAATAGATGATGTCTACAAATACGTAGATGATGTTGTG GAGGGGCGTGTTGCGGCTGATAATAGCATCGGCAGATTTATATCAGACACAGTAGCCTCCTTGCCTAAACTATCGCCATCCGTATTTGATAAGCTTGTGAATGATAGTCTGCAG GATCAGTTACTGTTATTATACTTGTCGAGCATCACTAGGACACAACTTGGATTAGCTGAGAAGTTGAACACAGCTGCACAGATCCTGTGA
- the LOC107919985 gene encoding leucine-rich repeat extensin-like protein 2: MAASYRPPPPSSIDLDLTVVSAKHLKNVNWRNGDLKPYAVFWVDPDRRLSTRSDDAGSTRPVWNERFTLPLPSPLHDVVLTLEIFHSKPSETPKPLVATLRVELKELPDPDDRSKIRTFPLLRPSGRPQGKIRVKLGIRERPLPPPPDYHFAPPNYYYTNVPPHPPRYSGLPYVSHPPPPQSPTYSVPDSYSPHFSNHYYPTPPPPMPPRPFLERPYSYTGPSAPLDYSPYDQRPRGGPKFGTGLTVGAAAGALGGLSLEEGLRYEEERNRGRVEDDVASRDRDDYSDYRHPDY, encoded by the coding sequence ATGGCCGCTTCCTATCGACCGCCGCCACCGTCATCTATTGATCTCGACCTCACCGTCGTCTCAGCCAAGCATCTAAAGAACGTCAACTGGCGAAACGGCGATCTCAAACCCTACGCTGTCTTCTGGGTCGATCCAGACCGCCGTCTCTCGACCCGTTCGGACGATGCCGGATCAACCCGACCGGTATGGAACGAGCGTTTCACCCTTCCCCTTCCCTCCCCTCTACACGACGTCGTTTTAACCCTCGAGATTTTTCACTCCAAGCCATCGGAAACACCTAAGCCGTTAGTCGCCACTCTCCGTGTCGAACTCAAAGAATTACCCGACCCGGATGACCGTTCCAAGATCCGAACCTTCCCTCTCCTCCGACCCTCGGGTCGTCCCCAGGGCAAGATTCGGGTGAAACTCGGGATTCGCGAACGTCCCCTTCCTCCACCGCCtgattaccattttgcccctccTAACTATTATTACACAAATGTCCCTCCCCATCCGCCAAGATACTCCGGTTTGCCCTACGTTTCTCACCCTCCGCCGCCTCAATCGCCTACGTACTCCGTCCCCGATTCGTATTCTCCCCATTTCTCCAATCACTACTATCCTACTCCTCCGCCGCCCATGCCTCCTCGTCCTTTCTTGGAGCGGCCTTACAGCTACACTGGTCCATCAGCACCGTTAGATTACTCTCCCTACGATCAGAGACCTAGAGGAGGCCCTAAATTTGGGACCGGATTAACTGTTGGAGCGGCTGCGGGGGCTTTAGGTGGATTATCATTAGAAGAAGGATTGAGATACGAAGAAGAAAGGAATCGTGGAAGAGTGGAGGACGACGTCGCATCAAGGGACAGGGATGATTATAGTGATTACCGTCATCCGGATTATTGA
- the LOC107918515 gene encoding probable signal peptidase complex subunit 2 produces MQEMKAEIATKNSKKANLLDHNSLKHILDESVPEIVTSRGYAEDVRMSNVRLFIGTIIIVIALFAQFYKKKFPGNRDFLIGCIVLYIVFNVILQLFSYRKEKNAIMFTYPPPGSVTSTGLVVSSKLPRFSDLYTLSIASADPKSISAGRPVEFTKSVTQWFTKDGVLVEGLFWKDVGALIDDYAAVPKKKK; encoded by the exons ATGCAAGAAATGAAGGCTGAGATTgcaaccaaaaattcaaagaaggCAAATCTATTAGATCACAATTCCCTCAAACACATCCTCGACGAATCCGTCCCTGAg ATCGTTACGAGTCGTGGGTATGCGGAAGACGTGAGGATGAGCAATGTCAGATTATTCATTGGAACGATTATCATTGTAATCGCTCTATTTGCTCAGTTTTACAAAAAGAAGTTCCCTGGAAACCGTGATTTCCTCATTGGTTGCATTGTATT GTATATAGTTTTCAATGTAATACTCCAGCTGTTCAGCTACAGAAAGGAAAAGAACGCAATTATGTTTACTTACCCTCCTCCT GGATCCGTCACCAGCACCGGATTGGTGGTCTCTTCAAAGTTGCCAAGATTCTCTGATCTTTATACGCTTAGCATAGCGAGTGCAGATCCCAAATCAATATCTGCAGGCAGACCAGTAGAGTTTACCAAAAGTGTTACCCAGTG GTTCACGAAGGATGGAGTATTGGTGGAGGGCCTATTCTGGAAAGATGTTGGAGCACTAATTGATGATTATGCAGCAGTACCTAAGAAAAAGAAGTGA
- the LOC107919696 gene encoding glucan endo-1,3-beta-glucosidase 12, whose product MASFLFLSVLFSFLRFTSSIPSIGIAYSSTVSPPPPPLPAKVSSLISTLKITSVRLPDPDPSLIKAFAPTNTSLFLSISNSHLPALASNGSVALSWLRRHVLPFYPRSKISLISVGNTVLDSTTIQDFSPFLLPATRNLHHALQELGINKIQISATFSFFSTITTAFPPSSAVFQQPAGDLIIKPLLQFLEQTNSSFLINIYPYNLFRLNSEIPIGFALFQDNLFNFRDDPVTGIRYFNLFAMMADAVLTAMAAMGYQNIPVVVAETGWPSGGSQAEEVEANGVYAEMYLKGLVRHLKSGAATPFEVRSCNTIEERWIMVEGTMKEGGNGVF is encoded by the coding sequence ATGGCTTCCTTTCTCTTCCTTTCTGTCCTCTTCTCCTTCCTCCGCTTCACCTCTTCCATCCCTTCCATCGGAATCGCCTATTCCTCCACCGTCTCTCCTCCACCGCCGCCTTTGCCGGCCAAGGTTTCATCCCTCATCTCCACCCTCAAGATCACCAGTGTCCGCCTGCCCGACCCCGACCCTTCTCTCATTAAAGCCTTTGCACCCACCAACACTTCCCTTTTCCTCTCCATCTCAAACTCTCACCTCCCGGCTCTCGCCTCCAACGGCTCCGTCGCACTCAGCTGGCTCCGCCGTCACGTCCTCCCTTTTTACCCTCGTTCCAAAATCTCCCTCATCTCCGTAGGCAACACCGTGCTCGATTCCACCACCATACAAGATTTCTCCCCTTTCCTTCTTCCGGCAACGAGAAACCTCCACCATGCACTTCAAGAGCTAGGCATCAATAAAATCCAAATCTCCGCCACATTCTCTTTCTTCTCCACAATCACCACCGCTTTCCCACCTTCCTCCGCCGTGTTCCAACAACCAGCCGGTGACCTCATCATAAAACCCTTGCTCCAATTCTTGGAACAAACGAATTCCTCTTTCCTCATCAACATTTATCCCTACAACCTTTTTCGCCTCAACAGCGAAATCCCAATCGGGTTTGCTTTATTCCAAGACAACCTTTTCAACTTCCGAGACGATCCCGTCACTGGGATAAGGTACTTTAACCTGTTTGCAATGATGGCAGATGCCGTGTTGACAGCTATGGCAGCGATGGGGTACCAGAATATCCCGGTGGTCGTGGCGGAAACGGGGTGGCCGAGCGGGGGAAGCCAAGCGGAGGAGGTTGAAGCAAATGGGGTTTATGCAGAGATGTATTTGAAGGGTTTGGTCAGGCATTTGAAGTCAGGAGCTGCAACACCATTTGAAGTCAGGAGCTGCAACACCAttgaagaaagatggatcatggTGGAGGGAACAATGAAAGAGGGAGGAAATGGGGTATTTTAA